In Scatophagus argus isolate fScaArg1 chromosome 5, fScaArg1.pri, whole genome shotgun sequence, a genomic segment contains:
- the LOC124058871 gene encoding TLC domain-containing protein 3A-like produces MFSALVCGAAVFPGLFYSFRKVLKYTFTHWNDADVVSVSERLVSAVHGSLATAAGVTVVTSCRDTMTDSHWLVNEFVLFGAPYMVYDIYAMYLSHFHIQRVRGHSRSYSSHSLQTVKAFLMKDWMLALHHLLLLIIFMPITLFFRRGLGDFFIGCLFITEFSTPFVSLGKILIQLGLDDTRLHRINGIMVLLSFFMCRILVFPFMYWMYGRQFGIPLHRVAFHLPLQCNVGNLVILAPQIYWFILLLRKANRVYLRQRRGKD; encoded by the exons ATGTTTAGCGCCCTGGTTTGTGGAGCCGCGGTGTTTCCAGGACTTTTCTACAGCTTCCGGAAAGTGCTAAAatacactttcacacactgGAATGATGCAGACGTGGTTTCTGTCAGTGAGAG GCTGGTCTCCGCTGTCCATGGGTCTTTGGCCACTGCAGCTGGAGTCACAGTTGTGACATCCTGTAGGGATACCATGACTGACAG TCACTGGCTGGTcaatgagtttgttttgtttggagcTCCATATATGGTGTATGACATCTATGCCATGTATCTGAGCCACTTCCATATTcagagggtcagaggtcactccAGGTCATACAGCAGCCACTCTCTTCAGACTGTGAAGGCTTTCCTCATGAAGGACTGGATGTTGGCCCTccatcacctgctgctgcttatcaTTTTTATGCCCATAACTCTG TTCTTCAGAAGAGGACTGGGTGATTTCTTCATCGGCTGCCTGTTCATCACAGAGTTCAGCACTCCTTTCGTCTCATTAGGAAAGATTCTCATCCAG CTGGGACTTGATGACACCAGGCTGCACAGAATCAATGGCATCATGGTCCTCTTGAGTTTTTTCATGTGTCGGATCCTGGTCTTCCCCTTCATGTACTGGATGTATGGCCGGCAGTTTGGGATTCCCCTGCACAGAGTGGCCTTCCATCTGCCCCTGCAGTGCAACGTGGGTAATCTGGTGATCCTGGCTCCACAGATCTATTGGTTCATCCTGCTGCTGAGGAAAGCTAACAGAGTGTACCTGcgacagaggagagggaaggactGA